The following coding sequences lie in one Arachis ipaensis cultivar K30076 chromosome B03, Araip1.1, whole genome shotgun sequence genomic window:
- the LOC107633378 gene encoding uncharacterized protein LOC107633378 gives MVTSWYGSVLLIAVAQDGNSNILPIAFAIVESESAESSLFFLTNLRRHITPQDRLLVISDISQAIKVALSCDDSGWHPSRAYHAYCIRHMAANFMTQFKLAGGKRYLINATYSPSKAGYEWYMDALRGVFPTMVDWAGRFKKEIWLQHCDSGRQFGYMTTNLSECINAVLKGTRYLPISAIVRITYERLQKLFVTKGREVQSQLAAGCRFSQRLLAAIEKNREGIPKMCVTNCDRRASMFLVEELEPFEGWGRFLLCSAIGGHTGRCFQAVQDGVFPIQNESMWAKWHGTRLCPNPVMRRKATGRPVSTRFRNDMDETERHEKRCGLCRQYGHTRRGCPNQPTGDV, from the exons ATGGTCACCTCCTG GTATGGTAGTGTGTTGCTTATTGCGGTGGCGCAAGATGGAAATAGCAACATCCTTCCTATTGCCTTTGCCATTGTAGAGTCCGAGAGCGCCGAGTCATCGTTGTTCTTTTTAACAAATCTGAGACGCCATATCACCCCACAGGACCGCCTGTTGGTTATCTCGGACATATCTCAGGCTATCAAGGTTGCGCTTAGCTGCGATGACAGTGGTTGGCATCCCTCAAGAGCCTACCATGCTTACTGCATAAGACACATGGCTGCGAACTTCATGACTCAGTTCAAGTTAGCCGGGGGCAAAAGGTACCTCATTAATGCTACTTATAGTCCAAGCAAGGCTGGTTACGAGTGGTACATGGATGCATTGAGAGGAGTATTCCCTACCATGGTTGATTGGGCTGGTCGTTTCAAGAAGGAGATCTGGCTACAACATTGTGACAGCGGGCGTCAGTTTGGTTACATGACGACAAATCTGTCCGAGTGTATCAATGCAGTGTTGAAGGGCACCAGGTACTTGCCAATTTCTGCCATTGTGCGCATCACGTACGAGAGATTACAGAAGTTGTTCGTGACGAAGGGCAGAGAGGTGCAGTCACAGCTCGCTGCTGGATGCCGATTCTCACAGAGACTACTAGCCGCCATTGAGAAGAACAGAGAAGGGATACCGAAGATGTGTGTAACTAACTGCGACAGGCGGGCATCGATGTTTCTTGTGGAGGAGCTTGAGCCGTTTGAGGGGTGGGGGCGGTTCCTTCTGTGTTCGGCTATCGGAGGGCAC ACAGGAAGATGTTTTCAAGCTGTACAAGATGGAGTTTTCCCTATCCAAAACGAGTCGATGTGGGCAAAGTGGCATGGGACGAGGCTGTGTCCTAACCCAGTAATGCGTCGGAAGGCAACTGGAAGGCCCGTGTCCACCAGATTCCGGAATGACATGGATGAGACTGAGCGACATGAGAAGCGTTGTGGCCTGTGTAGGCAATACGGTCATACTAGAAGGGGATGTCCTAATCAGCCCACGGGTGATGTGTAG